The following are encoded together in the Candidatus Omnitrophota bacterium genome:
- a CDS encoding class I SAM-dependent methyltransferase: MSKASSPRAVNFFEGICDIKIIKENDRKRTDLRKNISLEQKKLLETFEYEYFDSDLGYGGYFWDGRFAPAAQRMADYYGLGKSSRALDVGCAKGFLVYEFQHLLAGETNAFGCDISAYALKNGHPEIRPQLIRASAHQIGFLDRSFDLVVSVDAIHNLPEELCDQSLREMMRVSRRKIFLQVASYHTPAEKEALCCWGAALKTLRSAEQWLEAFAKIGYTGEYWFKTFAFAR; encoded by the coding sequence ATGAGCAAGGCATCCTCTCCTCGCGCCGTTAACTTTTTTGAAGGGATATGCGATATAAAAATCATTAAGGAAAACGATCGGAAACGTACTGACTTAAGGAAAAATATATCGCTCGAACAGAAAAAGCTTTTAGAAACCTTCGAATACGAATACTTCGATTCCGATCTAGGTTATGGGGGATATTTTTGGGACGGCCGTTTCGCTCCCGCCGCTCAAAGGATGGCGGATTATTATGGATTGGGGAAAAGCAGCCGGGCGCTGGACGTCGGGTGCGCCAAAGGATTTCTCGTCTACGAATTTCAACATCTCCTTGCTGGAGAAACTAACGCTTTCGGATGCGATATCAGCGCCTATGCGTTGAAAAACGGCCATCCGGAAATCAGGCCGCAGCTAATCCGCGCGAGCGCTCATCAAATCGGTTTTCTGGATCGCTCCTTCGATCTAGTCGTATCCGTGGATGCGATTCACAATTTGCCGGAAGAACTCTGCGATCAATCCCTTCGCGAAATGATGCGCGTTAGCCGGAGGAAAATCTTCCTCCAAGTCGCCTCTTATCATACACCCGCCGAGAAAGAAGCGCTTTGCTGTTGGGGAGCGGCGCTCAAAACGCTGCGCAGCGCCGAGCAATGGCTGGAGGCGTTCGCCAAGATCGGATATACGGGAGAATATTGGTTCAAAACGTTCGCTTTCGCGCGCTAA
- a CDS encoding radical SAM protein, with protein VPGIPWQESAMQIDRLSFKKIFFHIDKIHEYQTTGDAFPVHMLVGFTDYCNHDCIWCYTAYSTHDNFMVMEDGTRQTIEKKRDDRVVDADVLLRFLRDAKSRGLSSIKIVGSGEPILHPQSAEMMKEIGEMGIDFGVLGNGQLLKEEHFEALMQYATFFRFSLDAADAETYKKLHGPSARFDKVIENLKRLVQERKDRKKILPTIGVQYVVSQYNVDGMEPFVQLIREIGADYVVFKPMYDNLINVNRAKNTLPVEAVLQKLRELKPYETEHFSIYDKGGEQFRLAWSPQRTNNEVYYKKCMAHQFVPSVYANGNLYICPNLAGRKEFVLGNIYENTLEEIWRSPKRKKAVESIDLCGKCPARCYLDPLNRILWDISNPDPAIHPTFL; from the coding sequence GTCCCGGGAATCCCCTGGCAAGAATCAGCTATGCAGATCGATCGGTTGAGTTTTAAAAAAATCTTTTTCCATATCGACAAAATCCATGAATATCAAACCACAGGCGACGCCTTTCCCGTCCACATGCTCGTGGGTTTTACCGACTATTGCAACCATGATTGCATCTGGTGTTATACGGCGTATTCGACGCACGATAACTTTATGGTCATGGAGGATGGAACCCGGCAAACGATCGAGAAAAAGCGGGACGACCGAGTTGTCGACGCCGACGTTTTGCTGCGCTTTCTCCGCGACGCCAAAAGCCGGGGGCTAAGTTCGATCAAGATCGTCGGCAGCGGCGAACCCATTCTGCATCCGCAATCGGCGGAAATGATGAAGGAAATCGGCGAGATGGGCATCGATTTCGGCGTATTGGGCAACGGGCAATTATTGAAAGAGGAGCATTTCGAAGCGCTCATGCAATACGCTACGTTTTTCCGGTTCAGCCTCGACGCCGCCGATGCGGAAACCTACAAAAAATTGCACGGACCTTCCGCCCGCTTCGATAAAGTCATTGAGAACCTCAAACGGTTAGTGCAGGAACGAAAAGATCGCAAAAAAATTCTGCCCACGATCGGCGTTCAGTACGTCGTCAGTCAATATAACGTGGACGGCATGGAGCCGTTTGTGCAGCTTATTCGCGAGATCGGCGCGGATTACGTCGTCTTCAAGCCCATGTACGACAATTTGATCAACGTCAATCGCGCCAAAAACACGCTGCCGGTGGAAGCCGTTCTACAAAAACTGCGGGAACTCAAGCCATACGAAACGGAGCATTTCTCCATCTACGACAAAGGCGGCGAGCAATTCCGGCTGGCATGGTCGCCGCAACGGACCAATAATGAAGTTTATTATAAAAAGTGCATGGCTCATCAATTCGTTCCTTCCGTATACGCCAATGGAAACCTATACATTTGTCCCAACCTGGCTGGACGTAAGGAATTCGTTTTAGGGAACATTTACGAGAATACGCTGGAGGAAATCTGGCGTTCCCCCAAACGGAAAAAAGCCGTCGAATCGATCGATCTTTGCGGCAAATGTCCGGCGCGTTGCTATTTGGATCCTTTGAATCGCATCCTGTGGGATATTTCGAATCCCGACCCGGCTATCCATCCCACCTTTCTATAA